In Gordonia iterans, the following proteins share a genomic window:
- a CDS encoding ABC transporter substrate-binding protein, which translates to MRTLTTAAAAFTAAALTFTLTACGTGNDDDADRGAISLQNCGRTVTLDAPATRALTVNQGATESALAVGAQDDLIGTAYLDDQIAPRFKEAYDAIPVIAPKYPDLETVISKKPDLVAASYGSAFAEDGIGTRDELANLDIATYVSPFGCENKADRPAASWDAIADEVSDYGTLFGRSDAADDVNQKMRDTLAELKEKQAGKDTTIMWWDAETEAPSVGGKSGGPQLIIDAVGATNVFGDLDGNWADTSWEQVIKADPDVIVLIDANFSTAESKRQYIENDPALQGLTAVKNKSYIVIPFSESTPGARTIDGAVTLSEALEKR; encoded by the coding sequence TTGCGCACCCTCACCACCGCCGCTGCCGCGTTCACCGCCGCCGCGCTCACATTCACGCTCACCGCTTGCGGCACCGGCAACGACGACGACGCCGACCGCGGCGCCATCAGCCTGCAGAACTGCGGCCGCACCGTCACCCTGGACGCCCCGGCCACCCGGGCCCTCACCGTCAATCAGGGCGCCACCGAGTCGGCGCTCGCCGTCGGTGCCCAGGACGACCTGATCGGCACGGCCTATCTCGACGACCAGATCGCTCCGCGGTTCAAGGAGGCCTACGACGCGATCCCGGTGATCGCTCCGAAGTACCCCGACCTGGAGACGGTGATCAGCAAGAAGCCCGACCTGGTCGCCGCGTCGTACGGATCGGCGTTCGCCGAGGACGGCATCGGTACTCGGGACGAGCTGGCGAACCTGGACATCGCCACCTACGTCTCGCCCTTCGGTTGCGAGAACAAGGCCGACCGTCCCGCCGCGTCGTGGGATGCGATCGCCGACGAGGTCTCCGACTACGGCACCCTGTTCGGCCGCTCCGACGCCGCCGACGACGTGAACCAGAAGATGCGCGACACCCTGGCCGAGCTGAAGGAGAAGCAGGCCGGCAAGGACACCACCATCATGTGGTGGGACGCCGAGACCGAGGCGCCCTCGGTCGGCGGCAAGAGCGGCGGTCCGCAGCTGATCATCGATGCGGTCGGCGCCACCAACGTCTTCGGCGACCTCGACGGCAACTGGGCCGACACCAGCTGGGAGCAGGTGATCAAGGCCGACCCCGACGTGATCGTGCTGATCGACGCGAACTTCTCGACGGCGGAGTCCAAGCGCCAGTACATCGAGAACGACCCGGCCCTGCAGGGTCTCACGGCAGTGAAGAACAAGTCGTACATCGTGATCCCGTTCTCCGAGTCGACACCGGGCGCACGCACCATCGACGGCGCGGTGACGCTGTCCGAGGCGCTGGAGAAGCGCTGA
- a CDS encoding putative quinol monooxygenase, whose translation MILIVAKFKVKPEHADDWPELSREFTEATRAEPGNLWFDWSRSVDDPHEYVLVEAFQDDAAEAHVTSDHFRKAQRELPPLLQETPRARNVQLDRDEWDALGELAVE comes from the coding sequence ATGATCCTCATCGTCGCGAAATTCAAGGTCAAGCCCGAGCACGCCGACGACTGGCCGGAGCTGTCCCGGGAGTTCACCGAGGCCACCCGCGCCGAACCGGGGAATCTGTGGTTCGACTGGTCGCGCAGCGTCGACGATCCGCACGAGTACGTGCTGGTCGAAGCATTCCAGGACGACGCCGCCGAGGCGCACGTCACCAGCGACCACTTCCGCAAGGCCCAGCGGGAGCTGCCGCCGCTGCTGCAGGAGACCCCGCGGGCGCGCAATGTGCAACTGGACCGCGACGAGTGGGACGCGCTCGGCGAACTGGCCGTCGAGTGA
- a CDS encoding HNH endonuclease signature motif containing protein, which produces MDSVALITIADLLADDVTPTATHEPNLADFFDAARPVDDDGELLAVTAALLRLRNTVDHALARGAATIERVGLPARKHVRSAVGILTELGAAPAVAYRAARLGRACGDTTVGAVTRGMRDGAVSAELGDAVVTGLDHVDDRAVLSEDDRSRVLHSLLVQTTPARVKEKAHAWAIRLAPATGDDGQVPVAERDDLNAMTLDRTDDGRVAVTVDLDVVAGEELSAALDPLTRPVPEPDGSEDKRSAKRRRADAFTHIVRTFLSHSDRPESGGVLPHVTLTVPAAVVADGRLVDAVARPEGDQSVRLPRADLDADVTGVPSLGFSGPVSARTAELVMCDASVALALLDEHGVPLNVGREKRLFPPGLRKALAIRDHGCAFPGCGLPPSWCDAHHAEHWENGGPTCLDNGVLLCRRHHTLIHHGGWQVFIGHDRHPWFVPPADPDHPKQRTEPIPSNSRRTLTLLPGAA; this is translated from the coding sequence ATGGACTCAGTCGCACTCATCACGATCGCCGACCTGCTGGCCGACGACGTGACCCCGACCGCCACACACGAGCCGAACCTGGCGGACTTCTTCGATGCGGCCAGACCCGTCGATGACGACGGCGAGCTCCTCGCCGTCACCGCGGCACTGCTGCGGCTGCGCAACACCGTCGATCACGCACTCGCCCGAGGGGCTGCCACGATCGAGCGCGTCGGCCTCCCCGCGCGCAAGCACGTCCGCTCGGCGGTGGGGATCCTGACCGAACTCGGGGCCGCCCCCGCAGTCGCGTATCGGGCGGCACGCCTCGGACGAGCCTGCGGCGACACCACCGTCGGCGCCGTGACCCGCGGAATGCGAGACGGAGCGGTGTCGGCCGAGTTGGGCGACGCCGTCGTCACGGGCTTGGACCATGTCGACGACCGCGCGGTCCTGTCCGAGGACGACAGAAGCAGAGTCCTACATTCGCTGCTGGTGCAGACGACACCCGCACGGGTGAAGGAGAAGGCACATGCCTGGGCTATCCGCCTGGCCCCGGCGACCGGCGACGACGGGCAGGTGCCGGTCGCCGAACGGGACGACCTCAACGCGATGACACTCGACCGGACCGACGACGGTCGCGTCGCGGTGACCGTCGACCTCGACGTGGTCGCCGGCGAAGAACTCAGTGCCGCTCTCGATCCGCTGACCCGGCCCGTTCCCGAGCCCGACGGATCGGAAGACAAGCGCTCAGCCAAGCGGCGGCGCGCGGACGCCTTCACCCACATCGTGCGGACCTTTCTCTCGCACTCGGATCGGCCCGAGTCCGGCGGGGTGCTCCCGCACGTCACGCTCACTGTGCCGGCCGCGGTCGTGGCCGACGGACGGCTGGTCGACGCCGTCGCTCGGCCCGAGGGCGATCAGAGTGTCCGTCTGCCGAGGGCCGACCTCGACGCTGATGTCACCGGGGTGCCGTCGCTCGGATTCAGCGGACCGGTCTCGGCGCGCACGGCCGAGCTGGTGATGTGCGACGCGTCAGTCGCGCTCGCGCTGCTCGACGAGCACGGAGTCCCGCTGAACGTCGGACGCGAGAAGCGTCTCTTCCCTCCTGGTCTACGCAAAGCCCTGGCTATCCGTGATCACGGATGCGCTTTCCCGGGGTGCGGACTCCCACCGAGCTGGTGCGACGCCCACCACGCCGAGCACTGGGAGAACGGCGGGCCGACGTGTCTGGACAATGGGGTGCTGCTCTGCCGACGGCACCACACCCTGATCCACCACGGAGGCTGGCAGGTGTTCATCGGCCACGACCGTCACCCCTGGTTCGTCCCGCCCGCCGACCCCGACCATCCGAAACAGAGAACGGAACCGATCCCCTCGAACAGCCGACGAACACTCACTCTGCTGCCCGGTGCCGCCTGA
- a CDS encoding HdeD family acid-resistance protein — translation MTSGNSLGSTLLDGVDHIVDRTWKSLLGIGIVSIILGIIVLVWPGKTLAVVAILFGIYLVISGIFQVIATFGAPDASGWWRFLTFVSGALSFILGIFALRNIGESLILLAIWIGISWIFRGIAGFSLYVGSAGLPGRAAGILLSIVTVVAGVILIVSPVTSIATLALVTGILLIVVGVVEVIDAFTLKSSAPTS, via the coding sequence ATGACATCCGGCAATTCATTGGGCAGCACACTGCTCGACGGCGTGGATCACATCGTCGACCGCACCTGGAAGAGCTTGCTCGGCATCGGCATCGTGTCGATCATTCTGGGCATCATCGTGCTGGTCTGGCCGGGCAAGACCCTGGCCGTCGTCGCGATCCTGTTCGGCATCTACCTCGTGATCTCCGGCATCTTCCAGGTGATCGCGACCTTCGGCGCCCCGGATGCGAGCGGCTGGTGGCGCTTCCTCACGTTCGTGTCGGGTGCACTCTCGTTCATCCTCGGCATCTTCGCGCTGCGGAACATCGGCGAGTCGCTGATCCTGCTCGCGATCTGGATCGGTATCAGCTGGATCTTCCGCGGCATCGCCGGCTTCTCGCTCTACGTCGGCTCAGCCGGGCTGCCCGGACGCGCGGCGGGCATCCTCCTGTCGATCGTCACGGTGGTCGCGGGCGTGATCCTGATCGTCAGCCCGGTCACGTCGATCGCGACGCTCGCCCTGGTCACCGGCATCCTGTTGATCGTCGTCGGCGTCGTCGAGGTGATCGACGCCTTCACCCTCAAGAGCTCGGCGCCGACCAGCTGA
- a CDS encoding serine hydrolase, with amino-acid sequence MSGIGAFEVAGGPGRDRRRYLAALFVVLLLVSMPACLVKVVHDGGSAAPAVRSLVAEAGERLDAVQAWAQARRARVSLVLVDRATGERVGLDENEQLLTASVAKLFIASRAAFLAATGERAVTVDDDALLGPMLSASDGVAATVLWGRLGGPALVGAVAHRFGLTSTAASPDGRWPHTRTTASDLAGFYAHLLGERDSWTDRILGHLEAWTDVGADGYDQRFGLAAVLGRAELAALKQGWMCCVADRWIHLTTGAFGPDGRYVLAVHVAEDVQYTDGTVELPQTSEGIDSDDESAAHARDTVTGVVARLFADGNRTWT; translated from the coding sequence ATGTCCGGAATCGGCGCCTTCGAGGTGGCGGGGGGTCCGGGCCGGGACCGACGTCGGTACCTGGCGGCGCTGTTCGTCGTTCTGCTGCTCGTGAGTATGCCCGCCTGCCTGGTGAAGGTCGTGCACGACGGCGGGTCGGCGGCGCCGGCCGTGCGAAGCCTGGTGGCCGAGGCCGGAGAACGCTTGGACGCTGTGCAGGCGTGGGCCCAGGCACGACGAGCCCGCGTCTCGCTGGTGCTCGTCGATCGTGCGACCGGTGAACGTGTCGGTCTCGATGAGAACGAGCAACTGCTGACCGCGTCGGTGGCGAAGCTCTTCATCGCATCTCGGGCGGCGTTTCTGGCCGCCACGGGCGAACGGGCCGTCACCGTGGACGACGACGCACTGCTCGGGCCGATGCTGTCGGCGTCCGACGGCGTCGCCGCCACCGTGCTCTGGGGCCGACTGGGCGGGCCTGCGCTGGTCGGGGCAGTCGCACATCGGTTCGGGCTGACCAGCACGGCCGCGTCGCCGGACGGGCGGTGGCCGCACACGCGCACCACCGCGTCCGACCTCGCCGGCTTCTACGCGCATCTGCTCGGCGAACGGGACTCGTGGACGGACCGGATCCTTGGTCACCTCGAAGCCTGGACCGACGTGGGCGCCGACGGCTACGACCAGCGGTTCGGACTCGCGGCGGTGCTCGGTCGTGCGGAATTGGCCGCGCTGAAGCAGGGCTGGATGTGCTGTGTCGCGGATCGGTGGATCCATCTGACGACGGGTGCGTTCGGTCCCGATGGCCGCTACGTCCTCGCGGTGCACGTCGCCGAGGACGTGCAGTACACAGACGGCACCGTCGAGCTTCCGCAGACTTCCGAGGGCATCGACTCTGATGACGAGAGCGCGGCACATGCGCGCGATACCGTAACGGGTGTTGTCGCTCGATTGTTCGCGGACGGGAACCGGACCTGGACGTAG
- the cas7g gene encoding type I-G CRISPR-associated RAMP protein Csb1/Cas7g, with protein sequence MARLELDTLLAACRQGGAATLTSVTELAPAEGEHGGVAPARFVNRGGATYAFEKRYVDGVAVHVVLIDSKGSQLNRVEQEIAWAIADGVEPLASTPRVAVEYKEGHPTEYDYTLPHRLFDGHIRAGSIDGVPVTQNAAYVAARNATTADARPILELGPTALVFGGWDSTRKSRQGRYRSVLTGEIIGVLADQGATATEVPKRGGARVDPVAASVRLSGAQLKELLADQEAELSPKLIDKIQAEIKAAKSGTVSASTLGLGAIPPNLNGLGLVACSKIIRSHVVSFSALRQLRFGAGPAGDAACRALLAAYALAGLARADAALDLRANCNLREAGPTRVSIDGRHGTSIELEPLSIDDADGLLTAAIAEARRTAGIAWDGKVFTVVGNDIVVNHADADAED encoded by the coding sequence ATGGCAAGGCTTGAACTGGACACACTTCTCGCGGCATGCAGGCAAGGGGGCGCCGCAACCCTCACGTCTGTCACCGAACTGGCGCCAGCGGAGGGCGAGCACGGTGGAGTGGCTCCCGCACGCTTCGTGAACAGGGGTGGCGCGACGTATGCCTTCGAGAAGCGGTACGTCGACGGCGTAGCTGTCCACGTAGTCCTCATCGACTCGAAGGGATCGCAGCTCAATCGGGTAGAGCAAGAGATCGCGTGGGCGATCGCGGACGGCGTCGAGCCTCTTGCGTCCACGCCACGGGTGGCGGTCGAATACAAGGAAGGGCACCCGACGGAGTACGACTACACCCTTCCGCACAGACTGTTTGACGGGCATATCCGGGCAGGTAGCATCGACGGAGTTCCGGTCACGCAGAACGCCGCGTATGTCGCTGCGCGCAATGCGACCACCGCTGATGCCCGCCCGATCCTCGAATTGGGGCCGACCGCTCTGGTCTTCGGTGGATGGGATTCAACGCGAAAGTCGCGGCAGGGCCGGTACCGAAGCGTGCTCACTGGTGAGATCATCGGAGTGTTGGCAGATCAGGGGGCCACGGCGACTGAGGTCCCGAAACGCGGCGGAGCCCGCGTCGACCCGGTGGCAGCAAGCGTCCGGCTGTCGGGCGCGCAGCTCAAGGAGTTGCTCGCAGATCAGGAAGCCGAGCTTTCGCCGAAGTTGATCGACAAGATCCAGGCGGAGATCAAGGCGGCGAAGTCGGGGACGGTCTCTGCGTCGACGCTGGGTCTCGGTGCGATCCCGCCGAACCTCAACGGCCTCGGGTTGGTCGCGTGCAGCAAGATCATCCGGTCGCACGTCGTATCGTTCAGCGCGCTGCGTCAGTTGCGATTCGGAGCCGGGCCGGCCGGCGATGCCGCATGCCGAGCCCTCCTCGCGGCATACGCGCTAGCCGGGCTCGCTCGTGCCGACGCCGCTCTCGATCTGCGTGCCAACTGCAATCTGCGCGAAGCCGGGCCGACACGGGTGTCCATCGACGGGCGTCACGGTACGAGCATCGAACTCGAACCACTGTCGATCGACGACGCTGATGGACTTCTGACCGCAGCCATCGCTGAAGCCCGTCGCACTGCTGGAATCGCGTGGGACGGCAAGGTGTTCACGGTGGTCGGCAACGACATCGTCGTCAATCACGCTGACGCCGACGCCGAGGACTGA
- the csb2 gene encoding type I-G CRISPR-associated protein Csb2, which translates to MAVVGIRASFPLGVYRGHTAGERHDLLPSPLRLHSALVAAAGNGSSAVPKSGGLRRVESSERALQWLEDNPPEYVELPDWETGVSTDRPYAYMDEGVVENVNTDPSRRKSTRFVADSTALAGPIGWGWDSIPEEIASSLDELCADVPCLGETESPVVLEVREIEPTHRRSRSESPFASVAIRLSVPSAGRTDELDSLYERAQPARTPSVSGDKWKSTEKPLAPRITHDCAIHLGYDRLDDDPQDQEAPAPWEHLVHIAVDKHIEAPHRVQWAVAMHRALVAALGTEANSAVTGRYPEGARRPANRVAIQYVDETSMQLSSHAELGPGFALLVSDDALAEVAPIVDLVRRLYRGGVGEIRLGHRTLLEASTFWETPAEGARRLWCSAAVVPETRRQKAVEGRKWTLGDSALLSVGFVYRDRLGKPSQGPAGARYREIVDRVQATGAAVIQASPIPDSNVGRYAHKVPEGVVVQPYQLILAPGSLVDERGLVALGQSRHLGGGLLVPMDVEPAVADILGAGR; encoded by the coding sequence ATGGCTGTTGTGGGAATACGCGCGAGCTTCCCGCTGGGCGTGTACCGAGGCCATACCGCGGGCGAACGACATGATCTGCTGCCATCTCCTCTGCGACTCCATTCCGCTCTCGTGGCGGCCGCGGGCAATGGTTCTTCTGCGGTGCCGAAGTCGGGTGGATTGCGTCGTGTCGAGTCGTCCGAACGTGCACTCCAATGGCTGGAGGACAATCCACCGGAGTATGTCGAGCTCCCGGACTGGGAGACTGGTGTCTCGACAGATCGGCCGTACGCCTACATGGATGAGGGTGTGGTCGAGAATGTCAACACGGACCCGTCAAGGCGGAAGTCGACTCGGTTCGTCGCGGACTCGACGGCGCTCGCCGGTCCGATCGGTTGGGGTTGGGATTCAATTCCCGAAGAGATTGCCTCCTCCCTCGACGAACTGTGCGCCGACGTGCCGTGCCTCGGGGAGACGGAGTCTCCGGTCGTGCTCGAGGTCCGTGAGATCGAACCGACGCATCGCCGTTCGCGGTCGGAGAGCCCGTTCGCTTCGGTCGCCATCAGGCTGAGCGTTCCCTCGGCCGGTCGGACCGACGAACTCGACTCGCTGTACGAACGCGCGCAGCCAGCACGGACGCCGTCGGTGTCGGGGGACAAGTGGAAAAGCACAGAGAAGCCGCTTGCGCCCCGGATCACGCACGATTGCGCGATTCACCTCGGCTATGACCGGCTCGATGACGATCCGCAGGACCAGGAAGCTCCGGCACCGTGGGAACACCTCGTCCACATTGCCGTCGACAAGCACATCGAGGCGCCTCACCGAGTGCAATGGGCAGTCGCGATGCATCGTGCGCTCGTCGCCGCTCTGGGGACGGAGGCCAACTCGGCGGTCACCGGACGCTACCCGGAGGGCGCGCGACGGCCCGCGAATCGTGTGGCGATCCAATACGTCGACGAGACGTCGATGCAGTTGTCCAGCCACGCCGAACTCGGGCCAGGGTTCGCGTTGCTGGTCTCGGACGACGCGCTAGCCGAGGTCGCTCCCATTGTCGACCTGGTGCGTCGTCTCTATCGCGGTGGCGTGGGCGAGATCCGGCTCGGACATCGAACGCTTCTGGAGGCGAGCACGTTCTGGGAGACTCCAGCCGAGGGCGCCCGCAGATTGTGGTGCTCGGCGGCGGTAGTTCCCGAGACACGTCGACAGAAGGCGGTCGAGGGACGGAAATGGACACTCGGCGATTCCGCGCTGCTGTCCGTCGGGTTCGTGTATCGAGACCGACTCGGAAAACCGTCGCAAGGTCCCGCAGGCGCGCGGTATAGAGAGATCGTCGATCGCGTCCAAGCGACGGGAGCGGCGGTGATTCAGGCGTCGCCGATCCCGGACTCGAACGTGGGCCGGTATGCCCACAAGGTGCCTGAAGGGGTCGTCGTGCAGCCGTACCAGCTGATTCTCGCGCCAGGGTCTCTTGTCGACGAGAGGGGACTCGTCGCGCTCGGGCAGAGTCGGCATCTCGGTGGCGGACTTCTCGTACCGATGGACGTGGAGCCCGCGGTCGCCGACATTCTCGGAGCAGGACGATGA